CAACACACAACTGGAAGGATATAACAATCTAATCGAGGCACAAGATCTAATGACAGCAATGAAATATGTAACAAGCTTGTGTGAGACGCTTATCTTCAATTCATTTATCGTCGAAAAACAACCACCCCAAATTATGAAAATCAACGCGATTTTCGCTGTAACCGTGCGCCTGCTCCTCGGTAAGACGATGAAAATCAAGACAAATCAGCCACAAGTGACGGTGTCCATCATTTCCGAGCTTGAAGCACAGGAACTTTATCGGACAAAAAAAGCTTCTAATCATAGTTCTGGTGAAATGGCGAACAATGTCAGCTGTTTGAAGTATAACGGAGTCACGCAGCACTTGTCAGCTGAATTCACCAGTATGCGTCTACAAAAGATAAAGCGCATGCATAAGCAACCCAACAAATGTGTAATGGATGAGAAGTTTGCTCTATTATTCCAGTTCAGCTTGTCTGCGGATTGTGATCTCGTCCTTCCAGTATGGGCTATGTCATGTCCCGTTGTAGTTACCGTACATGTATCCCAGGCTCAACAAGCTTGGGCAAACATAATCTGGGACAATGCGTTTGCGGAAATCGATCGTACACCGTTCAATGTGCCAGAAGTAGTGTGTTTTAACTGGTTAGCCAACGCACTCAGTGTAAAACTAAATGGCCCCTTTGGCCATTCCTTGGCAGTGGATCAGATGCATTTCCTATGTGAAAAAGCTCTTGGGTACAAACAACCGTTTCCGGTACCTGACGACCTCGCCATCACGTGGTCCCAGTTCTGCAAAGAAAATCTGCCTGGCAGTGATTACACATTTTGGGAATGGTTTTACCAGGTGATGAAGTTGATACATGAGCACCTGCATGAATTCTGGTTAAACGAGAGAATCATTGGTTTCATATCAAGGCAGCAGGCGGAGCAATATTTGAGCAAATGTCAGCCAGGAACTTTCTTATTGCGTTTTTCTGAAACGGTGGTTGGCGGTATCACGATCGCATTCGTGCATGAAAGCAACAATTTGCTGCGCAAGATATTGCATGTTCAACCTTTTACGGCAAAGGAGTTGTCCATCCACTCGTTGGCTGATCGTATACTCGATTTGGATGAGCTTTCCTATCTGTACCCGTACATACCGAAGCACGTGGCGTTTCAACGACATGAAATTAAGAGTGAGCAGAACTACGATACGAATTATGTCGCGTGGAAGCTGCAGGCCACGCTGAAACTTCCAAGTAACGACCGTGTGACGAACAACCAATCGAGTAACAATCAGTACCAGATGCCCATCACGAGTGAGTCCACCTTGCCAACCCTCGACCAGGTGACTTTCTTTGATCTTGAAAACATTGGCCTGTTCTCACATGAAGCGTGAAGACTCCaactaaatatttaaacaacatAACATATTCTTCCGGTTTGAAAAAGATATTTTGAATCTACATTTATGTATGAATCTAATTTTATGTATGATTCAGAAACATTAGGATCTATTACGTCTAAGAAGATCTCATTTATTTCCCAAAATCAAGATTTgacactttttttgttggtttcggCAGAGGTTTTACAATACAAgcaaaaagttttatttaaaaccaTTTGCGTGAGTTAGTATTGACATTACATTTGCTTGTATTCTTAGGTTTTTGCTGTCCTTAATTTTAACATTGTACTACACAATTCAAACAATTATGAGAAAGTTTTCTCTGAAatcaaaaactacaaaaatagTATAAGATCGTTtcgaaaaaatgttttttaaacGGTGCTATAATTAACACTCAGGTTTATAAAGGTTATTCAAAATAACAAATCGCGATCGTGCATGATGAAACAAACAAGACTGTTTGCTCAACAAGCTTGGGCAAACATAATCTGGGACAATGCGTTTACGAAAATCGATCGTACTTTGTTCGATGTGCCAGAAGTAGTGTGTTTTAACTGGTAAGCCAATGTACTCAGCGTAAAACTAAATGGCCCCTTTGGCCATTCCTTGGCAGTGGATCAGATGCATTTCCTATGTGAAAATTCCCAAAATCAAGATTtaacactttttttgttggtttagGCAGAGGTTTTACAATACAAgcaaaaagttttatttaaaaccaTTTGCGTGAGTTAGTATTGACATAACATTTGCTTGTATTCTTAGGTTTTTATGCGCACTACGTACGATATTTGCTGTCCTTAATTTTTACATTGTAATACACAATTCAAACAATTATGAGAAGGTTTTCTCTGAAatcaaaaattacaaaaatagtATAAGATCGTTtcgaaaaaatgttttttaaacagtGCTATAATTAACACTCAGGTTTATAAAGGTTATTCAAAATAACAAATCGCGATCGTGCATGATGAAGCAAACAAGACTGTTTGAATAGCTGCGATTTGTGCGTTAATAGATTGAATCTTATTGCTTATGTTAATGGCACAAATGTTAATTTCACATACAAATTTATATGAAACAAATTGATATGTTAGAATTAGTTTCAATCGTGCTGTACAGGTAAATGAAAACGGGCTTTTGTGGTAGTCTAGTTGAGCACGATTACAATAATAGCGGTAGGAAAATACAGTTAAAACCCGTTTATGCGAAAATTTGAAACGTTTCAGAACGTTTTGCAAAATGAGTGAGAGTGTATATAGAATCAGCAGAGAATTGTTGTTAATTAACGTTTTCGTTGgtgaacaaataaaactgtttaattttttcgttttaaaatttatgtatgtttgttttttgttcgttagGATGAGTTTTTGTCTCGGTCCTT
The Anopheles moucheti chromosome 2, idAnoMoucSN_F20_07, whole genome shotgun sequence genome window above contains:
- the LOC128297041 gene encoding signal transducer and transcription activator-like; translation: MACYPWSWLNQLEQPTLKAFRFMYDANISVEVRSQLANWIKSQMVNPPTYPDNTTAICAQHAAIFFNQLVHKVKRLGVKCSPHTMQEQNNSVNILLELFSSNPVDLYQQLKKCLEQQCISYPYKCILLADMEVSEMFKQLQRLQVMVHENDVQLCYIKTEHDYLAQEKNALQEHRAQLNTMLDEKIQIEMTYLVALRQDKFDDHLHKFCGKRTALVKALQHTIVMTGELQDKILNKYLSQWKINQRFVGIGSSAKIENNLDTIQLWCENLAEIIWNTKVHLTQAINTQLEGYNNLIEAQDLMTAMKYVTSLCETLIFNSFIVEKQPPQIMKINAIFAVTVRLLLGKTMKIKTNQPQVTVSIISELEAQELYRTKKASNHSSGEMANNVSCLKYNGVTQHLSAEFTSMRLQKIKRMHKQPNKCVMDEKFALLFQFSLSADCDLVLPVWAMSCPVVVTVHVSQAQQAWANIIWDNAFAEIDRTPFNVPEVVCFNWLANALSVKLNGPFGHSLAVDQMHFLCEKALGYKQPFPVPDDLAITWSQFCKENLPGSDYTFWEWFYQVMKLIHEHLHEFWLNERIIGFISRQQAEQYLSKCQPGTFLLRFSETVVGGITIAFVHESNNLLRKILHVQPFTAKELSIHSLADRILDLDELSYLYPYIPKHVAFQRHEIKSEQNYDTNYVAWKLQATLKLPSNDRVTNNQSSNNQYQMPITSESTLPTLDQVTFFDLENIGLFSHEA